Proteins encoded within one genomic window of Corvus hawaiiensis isolate bCorHaw1 chromosome 9, bCorHaw1.pri.cur, whole genome shotgun sequence:
- the BRINP2 gene encoding BMP/retinoic acid-inducible neural-specific protein 2 isoform X2 encodes MGRQDLPRADGPPPMLPWPLALLALSACCRWGVAGGAGSTVPQGHAAPAAPSSSSSSSSPSVRAPLDWLLTDRGPFYRAQEYVDFMERYRQGFTTREFARWKVNNLALERKDFFSLPLPLAPEFIRNIRLLGRRPSPQQITDSLIKKYGTHFLLAATLGGEESLTIFVDKRKLSRRAEPAGAPGNSSGVSLETLHQLAASYFIDRESTLRRLHHIQIATAAIKVTETRTGPLGCSNYDNLDSVSSVLVQSPENKVQLQGLQTVLPSYLRERFVAAALSYIACGSAGELVCRRSDCRCQCQPAFPRCNCPEADIQALESSLAQLGRAWESHHSQFEESEEFQALVKRLPTDRFLNRTAISHFWAMDLDVQHRYQQLGTSLKLLSRKTYRLIRRLFNLSKRCHRQPRFKLPKERSLPFWWSRAQSLLYCSETTVPGTFLEESHSCTCPSEQPSCQGSIPCALGEGPACASCAEDNSTRCGTCNHGYVLTQGFCRPEVADSLEHYLGLETDLQDLELKYLLQKRDSRIEVHSIFISNDMRLGSWFDPSWRKRMLLTLKSNKYKPGLVHVMLALSLQICLTKNSTLEPVMAIYVNPFGGSHSESWFMPVNEGSFPDWERTTVDASAQCQNWTITLGNKWKTFFETVHVYLRSRIKSLDDSSNETIYYEPLEMSDPSKNLGYMKINSLQVFGYSLPFEPDAIRDLILQLDYPYTQGSQDSAMLQLLEIRDRVNRLSPPGKIRLDLFTCLLRHRLKLANNEVARIQSSLRAFNAKLPNALEQETGKLCS; translated from the exons atggggcGGCAGGACCTCCCACGTGCTGACGGGCCCCCGCCGATGCTCCCGTGGCcgctggccctgctggccctgAGCGCCTGCTGCCGCTGGGGAgtggccggcggggcgggcagcACCGTGCCCCAGGGCCATGCAGCCCCGGCggccccctcctcttcctcctcatcctcctctccctccgTCCGGGCACCCCTCGACTGGCTCCTCACCGACCGGGGACCCTTCTACCGAGCTCAGGAGTACGTGGACTTCATGGAGCGCTACCGGCAGGGTTTCACCACCAG AGAGTTTGCCCGTTGGAAGGTGAATAATTTGGCCTTGGAGAGGAAAGATTTCTTCAGCCTACCACTTCCCCTGGCCCCCGAATTCATCCGCAACATCCGGCTGCTGGGGCGTCGGCCCAGCCCCCAGCAGATCACCGACAGCCTCATCAAAAAGTATGGGACACACTTCCTGCTGGCCGCCACGCTGGGAG GAGAGGAGTCCCTGACCATTTTTGTGGACAAGCGCAAGCTGAGCCGGAGGGCAGAGCCTGCGGGGGCGCCTGGGAACAGCTCGGGGGTCTCGCTGGAGACCCTGCACCAACTGGCAGCCTCCTACTTCATCGACCGGGAGAGCACCCTGCGCCGGCTGCACCACATCCAGATCGCCACGGCCGCCATCAAG GTGACAGAAACACGGACAGGGCCACTCGGCTGCAGCAACTATGACAACCTGGACTCGGTGAGCTCCGTCCTGGTGCAGAGCCCCGAGAACAAAGTGCAGCTCCAAG GGCTGCAGACGGTGCTCCCCTCCTACCTGCGGGAGAGGTTCGTGGCGGCCGCCCTCAGCTACATCGCCTGCGGCTCTGCCGGGGAGCTGGTGTGCCGCCGCAGCGACTGCCGCTGCCAGTGCCAGCCCGCCTTCCCCCGCTGCAACTGCCCCGAGGCCGACATCCAGGCGCTGGAGAGCAGCCTGGCCCAGCTCGGGCGAGCCTGGGAGAGCCACCACAGCCAGTTCGAGGAGTCAG AGGAGTTTCAGGCCCTGGTGAAGAGACTCCCCACAGACCGTTTCCTGAACAGGACGGCCATCTCCCACTTCTGGGCTATGGATCTGGATGTCCAGCATCGCTACCAACAGCTGGGCACCAGCCTGAAGCTGCTCTCCAGGAAAACCTACCGACTCATCCGGCGGCTCTTCAACCTCAGCAAACGCTGCCACCGGCAACCTCGCTTCAAGCTGCCGAAGGAGAG GTCCCTCCCTTTCTGGTGGAGCCGCGCACAGTCGCTCCTGTACTGCAGCGAGACCACCGTGCCTGGGACCTTCCTGGAAGAAAGCCACAGCTGTACCTGTCCCTCCGAGCAGCCCTCCTGCCAGGGCTCCATACCGTGTGCCTTGGGCGAGGGGCCGGCCTGCGCCAGCTGTGCCGAGGACAACAGCACCCGCTGCGGGACCTGCAACCACGGCTACGTGCTCACCCAGGGCTTCTGCCGCCCCGAGGTGGCTGACTCACTGGAGCACTACCTGGGGCTGGAGACGGACCTGCAGGACCTGGAGCTCAAGTACCTCCTGCAGAAACGGGACAGCCGCATCGAGGTGCACTCCATCTTCATCAGCAACGACATGCGCCTGGGCAGCTGGTTCGACCCCTCCTGGAGGAAGCGCATGCTCTTGACCCTGAAGAGCAACAAGTACAAGCCCGGGCTGGTTCACGTGATGCTGGCCCTCTCCCTGCAGATCTGCCTCACCAAGAATAGCACCCTGGAGCCCGTCATGGCCATCTATGTCAATCCCTTTGGGGGAAGCCACTCAGAGAGCTGGTTCATGCCTGTCAATGAGGGCAGCTTCCCAGACTGGGAAAGGACTACCGTAGATGCCTCTGCCCAGTGCCAAAACTGGACAATCACCTTGGGCAACAAGTGGAAGACCTTCTTTGAAACGGTCCATGTCTACTTGAGGAGCCGCATCAAGTCTCTGGATGACAGCTCCAATGAGACAATCTACTATGAACCCTTGGAGATGTCAGATCCCTCCAAGAACCTGGGGTACATGAAAATCAACAGCTTGCAAGTCTTTGGCTACAGCCTGCCCTTTGAGCCGGACGCTATCCGTGACCTGATCCTCCAGCTGGACTACCCCTACACCCAGGGCTCCCAGGACTCAGCcatgctccagctgctggagatcAGGGACCGGGTGAACAGGCTCTCACCCCCTGGCAAAATCCGCCTCGACCTCTTCACTTGCTTGCTCCGGCACCGGCTCAAGCTGGCCAACAACGAGGTGGCGAGGATCCAGTCCTCCTTGAGAGCCTTCAACGCCAAGCTGCCCAacgcgctggagcaggagaCGGGCAAGCTGTGCAGCTAA
- the BRINP2 gene encoding BMP/retinoic acid-inducible neural-specific protein 2 isoform X1, producing the protein MGRQDLPRADGPPPMLPWPLALLALSACCRWGVAGGAGSTVPQGHAAPAAPSSSSSSSSPSVRAPLDWLLTDRGPFYRAQEYVDFMERYRQGFTTRYRIYREFARWKVNNLALERKDFFSLPLPLAPEFIRNIRLLGRRPSPQQITDSLIKKYGTHFLLAATLGGEESLTIFVDKRKLSRRAEPAGAPGNSSGVSLETLHQLAASYFIDRESTLRRLHHIQIATAAIKVTETRTGPLGCSNYDNLDSVSSVLVQSPENKVQLQGLQTVLPSYLRERFVAAALSYIACGSAGELVCRRSDCRCQCQPAFPRCNCPEADIQALESSLAQLGRAWESHHSQFEESEEFQALVKRLPTDRFLNRTAISHFWAMDLDVQHRYQQLGTSLKLLSRKTYRLIRRLFNLSKRCHRQPRFKLPKERSLPFWWSRAQSLLYCSETTVPGTFLEESHSCTCPSEQPSCQGSIPCALGEGPACASCAEDNSTRCGTCNHGYVLTQGFCRPEVADSLEHYLGLETDLQDLELKYLLQKRDSRIEVHSIFISNDMRLGSWFDPSWRKRMLLTLKSNKYKPGLVHVMLALSLQICLTKNSTLEPVMAIYVNPFGGSHSESWFMPVNEGSFPDWERTTVDASAQCQNWTITLGNKWKTFFETVHVYLRSRIKSLDDSSNETIYYEPLEMSDPSKNLGYMKINSLQVFGYSLPFEPDAIRDLILQLDYPYTQGSQDSAMLQLLEIRDRVNRLSPPGKIRLDLFTCLLRHRLKLANNEVARIQSSLRAFNAKLPNALEQETGKLCS; encoded by the exons atggggcGGCAGGACCTCCCACGTGCTGACGGGCCCCCGCCGATGCTCCCGTGGCcgctggccctgctggccctgAGCGCCTGCTGCCGCTGGGGAgtggccggcggggcgggcagcACCGTGCCCCAGGGCCATGCAGCCCCGGCggccccctcctcttcctcctcatcctcctctccctccgTCCGGGCACCCCTCGACTGGCTCCTCACCGACCGGGGACCCTTCTACCGAGCTCAGGAGTACGTGGACTTCATGGAGCGCTACCGGCAGGGTTTCACCACCAGGTACAGGATCTACAG AGAGTTTGCCCGTTGGAAGGTGAATAATTTGGCCTTGGAGAGGAAAGATTTCTTCAGCCTACCACTTCCCCTGGCCCCCGAATTCATCCGCAACATCCGGCTGCTGGGGCGTCGGCCCAGCCCCCAGCAGATCACCGACAGCCTCATCAAAAAGTATGGGACACACTTCCTGCTGGCCGCCACGCTGGGAG GAGAGGAGTCCCTGACCATTTTTGTGGACAAGCGCAAGCTGAGCCGGAGGGCAGAGCCTGCGGGGGCGCCTGGGAACAGCTCGGGGGTCTCGCTGGAGACCCTGCACCAACTGGCAGCCTCCTACTTCATCGACCGGGAGAGCACCCTGCGCCGGCTGCACCACATCCAGATCGCCACGGCCGCCATCAAG GTGACAGAAACACGGACAGGGCCACTCGGCTGCAGCAACTATGACAACCTGGACTCGGTGAGCTCCGTCCTGGTGCAGAGCCCCGAGAACAAAGTGCAGCTCCAAG GGCTGCAGACGGTGCTCCCCTCCTACCTGCGGGAGAGGTTCGTGGCGGCCGCCCTCAGCTACATCGCCTGCGGCTCTGCCGGGGAGCTGGTGTGCCGCCGCAGCGACTGCCGCTGCCAGTGCCAGCCCGCCTTCCCCCGCTGCAACTGCCCCGAGGCCGACATCCAGGCGCTGGAGAGCAGCCTGGCCCAGCTCGGGCGAGCCTGGGAGAGCCACCACAGCCAGTTCGAGGAGTCAG AGGAGTTTCAGGCCCTGGTGAAGAGACTCCCCACAGACCGTTTCCTGAACAGGACGGCCATCTCCCACTTCTGGGCTATGGATCTGGATGTCCAGCATCGCTACCAACAGCTGGGCACCAGCCTGAAGCTGCTCTCCAGGAAAACCTACCGACTCATCCGGCGGCTCTTCAACCTCAGCAAACGCTGCCACCGGCAACCTCGCTTCAAGCTGCCGAAGGAGAG GTCCCTCCCTTTCTGGTGGAGCCGCGCACAGTCGCTCCTGTACTGCAGCGAGACCACCGTGCCTGGGACCTTCCTGGAAGAAAGCCACAGCTGTACCTGTCCCTCCGAGCAGCCCTCCTGCCAGGGCTCCATACCGTGTGCCTTGGGCGAGGGGCCGGCCTGCGCCAGCTGTGCCGAGGACAACAGCACCCGCTGCGGGACCTGCAACCACGGCTACGTGCTCACCCAGGGCTTCTGCCGCCCCGAGGTGGCTGACTCACTGGAGCACTACCTGGGGCTGGAGACGGACCTGCAGGACCTGGAGCTCAAGTACCTCCTGCAGAAACGGGACAGCCGCATCGAGGTGCACTCCATCTTCATCAGCAACGACATGCGCCTGGGCAGCTGGTTCGACCCCTCCTGGAGGAAGCGCATGCTCTTGACCCTGAAGAGCAACAAGTACAAGCCCGGGCTGGTTCACGTGATGCTGGCCCTCTCCCTGCAGATCTGCCTCACCAAGAATAGCACCCTGGAGCCCGTCATGGCCATCTATGTCAATCCCTTTGGGGGAAGCCACTCAGAGAGCTGGTTCATGCCTGTCAATGAGGGCAGCTTCCCAGACTGGGAAAGGACTACCGTAGATGCCTCTGCCCAGTGCCAAAACTGGACAATCACCTTGGGCAACAAGTGGAAGACCTTCTTTGAAACGGTCCATGTCTACTTGAGGAGCCGCATCAAGTCTCTGGATGACAGCTCCAATGAGACAATCTACTATGAACCCTTGGAGATGTCAGATCCCTCCAAGAACCTGGGGTACATGAAAATCAACAGCTTGCAAGTCTTTGGCTACAGCCTGCCCTTTGAGCCGGACGCTATCCGTGACCTGATCCTCCAGCTGGACTACCCCTACACCCAGGGCTCCCAGGACTCAGCcatgctccagctgctggagatcAGGGACCGGGTGAACAGGCTCTCACCCCCTGGCAAAATCCGCCTCGACCTCTTCACTTGCTTGCTCCGGCACCGGCTCAAGCTGGCCAACAACGAGGTGGCGAGGATCCAGTCCTCCTTGAGAGCCTTCAACGCCAAGCTGCCCAacgcgctggagcaggagaCGGGCAAGCTGTGCAGCTAA